The Methanobacterium sp. BAmetb5 genome includes a region encoding these proteins:
- a CDS encoding HEAT repeat domain-containing protein: protein MRTRNLTDEMLEQYLDYITNPHTETRPYRFLTVESILKMEDGLISKRDYENYKKSINFIDKNFSIIISGLESDNISINKQCAEFLGYFHDKRSVDPLITSLKHPDRGFRSICIKSLIRIKKCSREPLINELKNPNKNVRRGAIKALNGMPDKRCFDLYIKLLEDEDWVIKYNAIDLLINIIPSNAIESICKLIEDDSARVRVKVAWAIWYLYRLNDIYNIDKNLDIAEFIRCHEIISKSVLKALSDENKTVRKRMMLELTRRVSLNVFSTLHNNLKTLLEEIKGEYEHIVKLDEDIIKLKTDIKLDTFKSDTITEKSKRLLDIWILRENLLNSVKNKISVADSSLKVVKKYDNDQLLIYIEDALKDEDSKIRELAIPLLTKLANYNVAPILKEYFDDEDPYVRKAVIHELGRIDNTSIQFIKKALTDESKLVRKKAKTILYRRGELDNYKKAYILEDASPEERSSYELWLSNLHKRNPMEFKENKNYIYMFLYETVHKFSEDKNIKNLLSNFEFVENSYNNTDLHLDLNNWKSGAYFTLEEYEKSFYYKKKAGLDSYEDLFIFAMLLDSSEKGLINGEIILNLSDKDSLSEVGEKYKNEIQVSLDEMINENYIKYNKHLISHFIHDHIFYSSKKDPDKLKRTKWNYICVSLEDNDLIILGKYFDDKYEFNELKFHYSREQKGMEYGHQFPNEEYFYFIPFPKVRSKDYLDDFDSSMKFIVPTIILKAFINYTRKLIRNAENKVRKANGLPEVGQNWINETLLFKKIKELFPNEIIIQHGKPSWLGQQHLDIFFPERSIGIEYQGIQHFKPVSYFGGKKAFKKLQKRDKRKKRLCDENNCELICISDKYDIQDVEEKIKLLISA, encoded by the coding sequence ATAACTAATCCTCACACTGAAACAAGACCATATCGTTTCCTGACAGTTGAATCTATATTGAAAATGGAAGATGGATTAATATCAAAAAGAGATTATGAAAACTACAAAAAATCCATTAATTTCATTGATAAAAATTTTTCTATAATTATTTCTGGACTAGAATCAGACAATATCTCCATTAATAAACAATGCGCCGAATTTTTAGGATATTTTCACGATAAAAGATCTGTAGATCCACTAATTACTTCTTTAAAACATCCAGATAGGGGATTTAGATCAATATGCATCAAGAGCCTAATAAGAATCAAGAAATGTTCTAGGGAACCTTTAATAAATGAATTGAAAAATCCTAATAAGAATGTAAGAAGGGGCGCTATTAAAGCTTTAAATGGGATGCCTGATAAAAGATGCTTTGATTTATATATTAAACTACTTGAAGATGAAGATTGGGTTATTAAATATAATGCAATTGACTTATTGATTAACATAATTCCTTCTAATGCAATAGAGTCTATTTGTAAGTTAATCGAAGATGATAGTGCTAGAGTAAGGGTTAAAGTAGCATGGGCTATTTGGTATCTTTATAGGCTTAATGATATTTATAATATTGATAAAAACCTTGATATTGCAGAATTTATAAGATGTCACGAAATAATTAGTAAATCCGTCTTGAAAGCATTGAGCGATGAGAATAAAACAGTAAGAAAAAGAATGATGTTAGAATTAACAAGAAGAGTTAGCTTAAATGTGTTTTCAACTCTTCATAATAATTTAAAAACTTTATTGGAAGAAATTAAAGGGGAATATGAGCATATTGTTAAGTTAGATGAGGATATAATTAAATTAAAAACTGATATTAAACTAGATACTTTCAAGTCAGATACGATTACAGAGAAATCAAAGCGATTATTGGATATATGGATTTTAAGAGAAAATCTGTTAAATTCTGTCAAAAATAAAATCAGTGTTGCAGATAGTTCTTTAAAAGTTGTAAAAAAGTATGATAATGATCAGTTGCTGATTTATATTGAAGATGCCCTGAAGGATGAAGATTCTAAAATAAGAGAACTTGCTATTCCTCTATTAACTAAATTAGCAAATTATAATGTAGCTCCTATTTTAAAAGAATATTTTGATGATGAAGATCCCTATGTGCGAAAAGCGGTTATCCATGAATTAGGTCGAATAGATAATACTTCAATTCAGTTCATTAAGAAAGCATTAACTGATGAGAGTAAACTTGTACGGAAGAAAGCTAAAACCATACTTTATCGAAGAGGAGAATTAGATAATTACAAGAAAGCATACATTCTTGAAGATGCTTCTCCTGAAGAAAGATCTTCTTATGAGTTATGGTTATCAAATTTGCATAAAAGAAATCCTATGGAATTTAAAGAAAATAAAAATTATATCTACATGTTTTTATATGAAACAGTGCATAAATTCTCTGAAGACAAAAATATTAAAAATTTACTTTCTAATTTTGAGTTTGTTGAAAATAGTTATAACAACACGGATTTGCATCTAGACTTAAACAACTGGAAATCTGGAGCATATTTTACACTTGAAGAATATGAAAAATCTTTTTATTACAAGAAAAAAGCAGGATTAGATTCCTATGAAGACTTATTTATATTTGCCATGTTATTGGACTCCTCAGAAAAGGGTTTAATTAACGGTGAGATTATTTTAAATTTAAGTGATAAAGATAGTCTAAGTGAAGTTGGAGAAAAATATAAAAATGAAATCCAAGTTTCTTTAGATGAAATGATAAATGAAAATTATATTAAATATAATAAACATTTAATTTCCCATTTTATCCATGATCATATATTTTATTCATCAAAAAAGGATCCAGATAAGTTAAAAAGGACAAAATGGAATTATATTTGTGTTTCATTAGAAGATAATGATTTAATTATATTAGGTAAATACTTTGATGATAAATACGAATTTAATGAGTTGAAATTTCATTATTCACGTGAACAGAAAGGAATGGAATATGGGCATCAATTTCCAAACGAAGAGTATTTTTATTTTATACCTTTTCCTAAAGTTCGATCTAAAGACTATTTAGATGATTTTGATTCTTCTATGAAATTTATTGTACCTACTATAATTCTAAAAGCATTCATTAATTATACTCGAAAATTAATTAGAAACGCTGAAAACAAAGTTAGAAAAGCCAACGGTTTGCCAGAAGTAGGCCAAAATTGGATCAATGAAACATTATTATTTAAAAAAATAAAAGAATTATTTCCAAATGAAATTATTATACAACATGGCAAACCTTCATGGTTAGGCCAACAACATCTGGATATTTTCTTTCCAGAAAGGAGT